In Stigmatopora nigra isolate UIUO_SnigA chromosome 11, RoL_Snig_1.1, whole genome shotgun sequence, the following proteins share a genomic window:
- the LOC144203838 gene encoding cyclin-T2-like isoform X1 encodes MAASRGSSSRWVFTREQLETTPSRRCGVEPDRELSYRQQAANLIQDMGQRLNVSQLTINTAIVYMHRFYMHHSFTKFHRNTISPTALFLAAKVEEQPRKLEYVIKVAHACLNPQESPLDTKSNAYLQQAQELVILESIVLQTLGFEITIDHPHTDVVKCSQLVRASKDLAQTSYFMATNSLHLTTFCLQYKPTVIACVCIHLACKWSNWEIPVSTDGKHWWVYVDSSVTLELLDELTHEFLQILEKTPSRLKRIRNWRATQAAKKPKSDNSQLTDASIAGPSMLHDHSLLDGSLVGVPRSTFSKGGPAFAVSLSAQAGGVPLSLDSLAGPYNPPSHSEWPQPNPSQGGYSSGYIKQEPLSPLHQEPTLSLQASSASLHPPLLAIKTEKTIDLNIKQELKGACSSGAGKHLASSSSSYPPPPQHSSVPKMSLDKYREKHTVDSAASSLKGRQEHATLAENNSRGDLSSASSYAQPFLSQVDHRKYSQMHQMSQSAHSLGSGSTATASPMKNRVPSTVSGQERRHHSDKWDKSSLNLHLAIPNSGNTQLDRSKEELKMKIKVSSSAERHSSSDESAATNNNNKSKHSSPLVSKEKQYRGADHVHRHHKHTHHNPHSHSGNGQGVSEGLYRGPPGLLTLEGIALPHSGSASLTSSSLRKRTHPEVNHNQHLASSSSTSCSKPSKLSKVGSGAAGGLRTSQQFLSPGGSPHEVGDQKH; translated from the exons ATGGCGGCGAGCCGGGGGTCCTCTTCGAGATGGGTTTTCACCCGGGAGCAGCTGGAAACCACGCCATCTCGCCGATGCGGAGTCGAACCGGATCGGGAGCTATCTTACCGGCAACAAGCGGCCAATTTGATCCAAGACATGGGTCAGAGGCTCAATGT CTCTCAACTGACTATAAATACAGCAATTGTTTACATGCATAGATTTTATATGCACCACTCGTTCACCAAATTTCACAGGAAT ACAATATCTCCCACCGCCCTATTTTTGGCCGCCAAGGTGGAAGAACAGCCACGGAAACTGGAGTATGTGATTAAAGTTGCGCACGCCTGCCTAAACCCGCAAGAATCACCTCTTGACACTAAGAGTAAT GCATACCTCCAGCAAGCCCAAGAGCTGGTGATACTTGAATCCATAGTGCTGCAGACTCTTG GCTTTGAAATTACCATTGATCATCCACACACGGATGTGGTGAAATGTTCCCAGCTAGTACGAG CAAGCAAGGATCTGGCTCAGACTTCCTATTTCATGGCTACCAACAG TCTACACCTCACTACATTCTGCCTACAGTACAAGCCCACAgtgattgcatgtgtgtgtattcacCTGGCATGCAAGTGGTCCAACTGGGAGATACCAGTGTCTACCGATGGGAAACACTGGTGGGTGTACGTGGACAGCTCTGTTACTCTTGAGCTGCTTGATG AGCTGACTCATGAGTTTCTGCAGATCTTGGAAAAGACACCAAGTCGGTTAAAGAGAATACGCAACTGGAGA GCTACACAAGCGGCGAAGAAGCCCAAATCTGACAACAGCCAACTGACTGATGCCTCCATTGCTGGTCCTTCGATGCTCCATGACCATTCCCTGCTTGACGGCTCACTTGTCGGAGTGCCACGCTCCACTTTTTCCAAGGGAGGCCCCGCCTTTGCCGTCTCTCTTTCGGCTCAGGCTGGAGGTGTGCCGCTATCTCTGGACTCCTTGGCTGGCCCTTATAACCCACCTAGCCACAGTGAATGGCCCCAACCCAATCCAAGTCAAGGGGGCTATTCATCGGGTTATATTAAGCAGGAACCCCTCAGCCCCCTTCATCAAGAGCCGACACTGTCCTTACAGGCATCTTCTGCCTCTTTGCATCCACCGTTATTAGCAATCAAGACTGAGAAAACGATTGATCTCAATATCAAACAAGAACTGAAAGGAGCGTGTTCAAGTGGAGCTGGTAAGCATCTGGCATCTAGTTCATCTTCCTATCCTCCACCACCTCAACACTCTTCAGTCCCCAAAATGTCGTTGGACAAATACAGAGAAAAACACACTGTAGATTCTGCCGCCTCTTCGCTGAAAGGCCGACAGGAGCACGCTACACTCGCAGAGAACAACTCGAGGGGGGATTTGTCATCCGCCTCAAGCTATGCACAGCCATTTTTGAGCCAAGTCGATCATAGAAAGTATTCACAGATGCATCAAATGTCCCAAAGTGCCCATAGTTTAGGTAGCGGTAGCACTGCCACTGCTTCACCAATGAAGAACAGAGTTCCTTCCACGGTTTCAGGACAAGAGAGACGGCATCACAGTGACAAATGGGACAAAAGTTCACTGAATCTCCATCTAGCAATTCCCAATTCTGGAAACACCCAGTTGGACCGAAGCAAGGAGGAACTCAAGATGAAAATCAAAGTTTCCTCGTCGGCAGAGCGTCACAGTTCATCTGATGAAAGTGCggccaccaacaacaacaacaagagcaAACATTCCAGTCCTCTCGTGAGCAAAGAGAAACAGTATCGAGGCGCTGATCATGTTCACCGCCATCATAAACACACGCACCACAACCCCCACTCTCACAGCGGGAACGGACAGGGGGTCTCCGAAGGCCTGTACCGAGGTCCTCCGGGACTGTTAACGCTAGAAGGAATCGCACTTCCTCATAGCGGTTCCGCATCTTTGACCTCTTCCTCGTTACGAAAGAGGACACACCCCGAGGTCAATCACAATCAACACCTTGCCTCATCTTCCTCCACGTCATGCTCAAAACCGAGCAAACTTTCCAAGGTCGGCTCTGGTGCTGCAG GTGGGCTACGGACATCTCAGCAGTTCCTCTCCCCTGGCGGGTCACCTCATGAAGTGGGAGACCAGAAGCACTGA
- the LOC144203838 gene encoding cyclin-T2-like isoform X3 — translation MAASRGSSSRWVFTREQLETTPSRRCGVEPDRELSYRQQAANLIQDMGQRLNVSQLTINTAIVYMHRFYMHHSFTKFHRNTISPTALFLAAKVEEQPRKLEYVIKVAHACLNPQESPLDTKSNAYLQQAQELVILESIVLQTLGFEITIDHPHTDVVKCSQLVRASKDLAQTSYFMATNRLLSCPSFVAL, via the exons ATGGCGGCGAGCCGGGGGTCCTCTTCGAGATGGGTTTTCACCCGGGAGCAGCTGGAAACCACGCCATCTCGCCGATGCGGAGTCGAACCGGATCGGGAGCTATCTTACCGGCAACAAGCGGCCAATTTGATCCAAGACATGGGTCAGAGGCTCAATGT CTCTCAACTGACTATAAATACAGCAATTGTTTACATGCATAGATTTTATATGCACCACTCGTTCACCAAATTTCACAGGAAT ACAATATCTCCCACCGCCCTATTTTTGGCCGCCAAGGTGGAAGAACAGCCACGGAAACTGGAGTATGTGATTAAAGTTGCGCACGCCTGCCTAAACCCGCAAGAATCACCTCTTGACACTAAGAGTAAT GCATACCTCCAGCAAGCCCAAGAGCTGGTGATACTTGAATCCATAGTGCTGCAGACTCTTG GCTTTGAAATTACCATTGATCATCCACACACGGATGTGGTGAAATGTTCCCAGCTAGTACGAG CAAGCAAGGATCTGGCTCAGACTTCCTATTTCATGGCTACCAACAGGTTGTTATCCTGCCCCTCCTTTGTTGCACTTTGA
- the LOC144203838 gene encoding cyclin-T2-like isoform X2: protein MATNSLHLTTFCLQYKPTVIACVCIHLACKWSNWEIPVSTDGKHWWVYVDSSVTLELLDELTHEFLQILEKTPSRLKRIRNWRATQAAKKPKSDNSQLTDASIAGPSMLHDHSLLDGSLVGVPRSTFSKGGPAFAVSLSAQAGGVPLSLDSLAGPYNPPSHSEWPQPNPSQGGYSSGYIKQEPLSPLHQEPTLSLQASSASLHPPLLAIKTEKTIDLNIKQELKGACSSGAGKHLASSSSSYPPPPQHSSVPKMSLDKYREKHTVDSAASSLKGRQEHATLAENNSRGDLSSASSYAQPFLSQVDHRKYSQMHQMSQSAHSLGSGSTATASPMKNRVPSTVSGQERRHHSDKWDKSSLNLHLAIPNSGNTQLDRSKEELKMKIKVSSSAERHSSSDESAATNNNNKSKHSSPLVSKEKQYRGADHVHRHHKHTHHNPHSHSGNGQGVSEGLYRGPPGLLTLEGIALPHSGSASLTSSSLRKRTHPEVNHNQHLASSSSTSCSKPSKLSKVGSGAAGGLRTSQQFLSPGGSPHEVGDQKH, encoded by the exons ATGGCTACCAACAG TCTACACCTCACTACATTCTGCCTACAGTACAAGCCCACAgtgattgcatgtgtgtgtattcacCTGGCATGCAAGTGGTCCAACTGGGAGATACCAGTGTCTACCGATGGGAAACACTGGTGGGTGTACGTGGACAGCTCTGTTACTCTTGAGCTGCTTGATG AGCTGACTCATGAGTTTCTGCAGATCTTGGAAAAGACACCAAGTCGGTTAAAGAGAATACGCAACTGGAGA GCTACACAAGCGGCGAAGAAGCCCAAATCTGACAACAGCCAACTGACTGATGCCTCCATTGCTGGTCCTTCGATGCTCCATGACCATTCCCTGCTTGACGGCTCACTTGTCGGAGTGCCACGCTCCACTTTTTCCAAGGGAGGCCCCGCCTTTGCCGTCTCTCTTTCGGCTCAGGCTGGAGGTGTGCCGCTATCTCTGGACTCCTTGGCTGGCCCTTATAACCCACCTAGCCACAGTGAATGGCCCCAACCCAATCCAAGTCAAGGGGGCTATTCATCGGGTTATATTAAGCAGGAACCCCTCAGCCCCCTTCATCAAGAGCCGACACTGTCCTTACAGGCATCTTCTGCCTCTTTGCATCCACCGTTATTAGCAATCAAGACTGAGAAAACGATTGATCTCAATATCAAACAAGAACTGAAAGGAGCGTGTTCAAGTGGAGCTGGTAAGCATCTGGCATCTAGTTCATCTTCCTATCCTCCACCACCTCAACACTCTTCAGTCCCCAAAATGTCGTTGGACAAATACAGAGAAAAACACACTGTAGATTCTGCCGCCTCTTCGCTGAAAGGCCGACAGGAGCACGCTACACTCGCAGAGAACAACTCGAGGGGGGATTTGTCATCCGCCTCAAGCTATGCACAGCCATTTTTGAGCCAAGTCGATCATAGAAAGTATTCACAGATGCATCAAATGTCCCAAAGTGCCCATAGTTTAGGTAGCGGTAGCACTGCCACTGCTTCACCAATGAAGAACAGAGTTCCTTCCACGGTTTCAGGACAAGAGAGACGGCATCACAGTGACAAATGGGACAAAAGTTCACTGAATCTCCATCTAGCAATTCCCAATTCTGGAAACACCCAGTTGGACCGAAGCAAGGAGGAACTCAAGATGAAAATCAAAGTTTCCTCGTCGGCAGAGCGTCACAGTTCATCTGATGAAAGTGCggccaccaacaacaacaacaagagcaAACATTCCAGTCCTCTCGTGAGCAAAGAGAAACAGTATCGAGGCGCTGATCATGTTCACCGCCATCATAAACACACGCACCACAACCCCCACTCTCACAGCGGGAACGGACAGGGGGTCTCCGAAGGCCTGTACCGAGGTCCTCCGGGACTGTTAACGCTAGAAGGAATCGCACTTCCTCATAGCGGTTCCGCATCTTTGACCTCTTCCTCGTTACGAAAGAGGACACACCCCGAGGTCAATCACAATCAACACCTTGCCTCATCTTCCTCCACGTCATGCTCAAAACCGAGCAAACTTTCCAAGGTCGGCTCTGGTGCTGCAG GTGGGCTACGGACATCTCAGCAGTTCCTCTCCCCTGGCGGGTCACCTCATGAAGTGGGAGACCAGAAGCACTGA
- the map3k19 gene encoding mitogen-activated protein kinase kinase kinase 19: protein METMTDKMQASQDGVIGSRRKLPSLANHCTRHSHLDSITPSGLLTHKSTCLLVPLTHRHRTSSMVNAPSSSSGLPPVTEQRKLSQSSPSIRGPLLSANYVLQAKAHIQTRLGSHEPISQQKRGLPPSQTVSPLRMPKQLAPLDHRPKDNCAAHILKHCIALKPISKDHLSPVSTHRRTANPDKVCKSVTQLCSKSSELKSAPKSTSQQVTGSQRSKSTVDFITYKDMFTTIPREGNVPTIYEMFAGSIYDHFQNPTICENNQLQPVPPRRSHHVKCRPLKQVQTTSESSKNIQFPLTDTWTSYESSGPTVMSLVYQKLLDSVGDGQLTDDLLQRLAEELSSLDAIDLSIGPCPQNLEMEHQKGDNHMLERKDYHGMTSKASSRLGDNTSWTKGEVLGSGAYGTVYCGLTSQGQLIAVKQVNVDVSNPEVARTEYTRLEGEVELLKTLNHANIVGFLGTSFQHHVLSIFMEYIPGGSIASILQRFGPLPEHILGLYTYQILEGVAYLHLNGVIHRDLKGNNVMLMPTGVIKLIDFGCARRIRCASHTSINNAELIKSVCGTPYWMAPEVITETGYGRKSDIWSMGCTVFEMATGKPPLAHMDKIAALFYISGKRGLMPSLPDGFSENAREFVKICLTSDQKLRPTAEQLRRHSFILRNRAGFTTWKAQKKHFCRHPDGLSD from the exons ATGGAAACTATGACGGACAAGATGCAAGCCTCCCAGGACGGAGTGATAGGAAGCAG GAGAAAGTTGCCCAGCCTGGCCAATCATTGTACACGCCACAGCCATCTGGATTCAATTACTCCATCAGGACTGCTGACTCACAAAAGCACCTGCTTGCTTGTACCACTAACACACAG GCATCGAACAAGCAGTATGGTTAATGCACCTTCGTCCTCTTCAGGCCTGCCACCTGTGACAGAGCAGAGAAAGCTCAGCCAATCATCTCCCAGCATCAGGGGACCTCTTCTAAGTGCCAATTATGTGCTTCAGGCCAAGGCTCACATCCAGACAC GCCTTGGCTCTCATGAACCTATCAGTCAACAAAAG CGTGGCCTACCACCTTCACAAACAGTTTCTCCGCTTCGCATGCCCAAGCAGCTGGCACCACTGGACCACAGGCCAAAAGATAATTGTGCTGCGCACATACTAAAGCACTGTATTGCCTTGAAGCCCATTAGCAAGGATCATCTTAGTCCTGTTAGTACACACAGAAGAACGGCAAATCCTGACAAAGTGTGCAAGAGTGTAACACAACTGTGCTCAAAAAGTAGTGAACTGAAGAGTGCTCCAAAGTCCACGAGTCAGCAAGTGACAGGGTCTCAAAGATCCAAATCTACTGTGGACTTCATCACATACAAAGACATGTTTACAACCATTCCGAGGGAAGGAAATGTGCCCACAATTTACGAAATGTTTGCTGGCTCTATTTATGATCATTTTCAAAATCCAACCATTTGTGAGAACAACCAGTTGCAACCAGTTCCTCCCAGGAGGTCACATCACGTCAAATGTAGACCGTTGAAACAAGTACAGACGACCAGCGAGTCTTCAAAAaacatccaattcccattgacTGACACATGGACATCTTACGAAAGTAGCGGCCCAACTGTTATGTCACTAGTTTACCAGAAATTATTGGATAGTGTTGGAGATGGGCAACTTACCGATGATTTGCTCCAACGTCTAGCTGAAGAGTTGAGCTCATTGGATGCAATAGATCTATCCATTGGCCCTTGTCCCCAAAACCTAGAAATGGAGCACCAAAAAGGGGACAATCACATGTTAGAGAGAAAGGATTACCATGGG ATGACATCTAAGGCCTCATCTAGATTGGGTGACAATACTTCATGGACAAAGGGTGAAGTACTTGGTAGTGGAGCCTATGGAACA GTATACTGTGGTCTGACCAGCCAAGGCCAATTAATAGCAGTGAAGCAGGTGAATGTAGATGTGTCCAACCCAGAAGTTGCAAGGACAGAGTATACTCGCCTGGAAGGTGAAGTCGAGCTTCTCAAAACGCTTAACCATGCCAATATTGTTGGTTTCCTCGGGACGTCATTCCAGCACCACGTGCTTTCCATCTTCATGGAGTACATCCCAGGAGGCTCCATTGCAAGTATCCTTCAAAG ATTTGGTCCACTTCCTGAGCATATTCTGGGATTATACACCTACCAGATCTTGGAGGGTGTGGCATATCTTCACCTAAATGGGGTGATTCACCGGGATTTGAAGGGAAACAATGTCATGTTGATGCCCACCGGAGTCATCAAGCTCATAGACTTCGGTTGTGCTCGACGCATCAGGTGTGCAAGCCACACCAGTATCAACAATGCAGAACTGATCAAGTCTGTTTGTGGGACTCCGTACTGGATGGCTCCAGAG GTAATTACCGAGACAGGATATGGCAGAAAATCAGATATCTGGAGTATGGGCTGCACAGTCTTTGAGATGGCCACGGGGAAACCTCCATTAGCGCACATGGACAAGATAGCGGCCTTGTTTTACATCAGCGGTAAAAGAGGTTTAATGCCATCTTTGCCAGATGGATTCTCTGAAAATGCAAGAGAGTTTGTGAAAATCTGCTTGACAAG TGACCAGAAGTTACGACCTACTGCAGAACAACTGCGCCGACACTCATTCATATTGAGAAACAGGGCTGGGTTTACCACTTGGAAAGCCCAGAAAAAACACTTCTGCAGACACCCAGATGGACTTTCTGATTAA
- the LOC144203842 gene encoding receptor activity-modifying protein 1-like, producing MAPQHKRTLLWIILVTHCTSGLSCGPHYEYAIEEFCLEKFRLDMQELDQRHWCSWEDTVELYGELTNCTYQVALKMDCFWPNLLVDGFFIRVHKSYFHNCSLSGRLLRDPPNRILGPFIVMPILVTLLMTALVVWRSKRSEGMV from the exons ATGGCACCCCAGCACAAACGGACGCTCCTGTGGATCATCCTGG TGACTCATTGCACATCAGGTCTGAGCTGTGGACCCCATTACGAGTACGCCATCGAAGAGTTCTGTTTAGAGAAATTCCGACTGGACATGCAAGAGCTGGACCAGCGACATTGGTGCAGCTGGGAGGACACTGTTGA ATTGTATGGCGAGCTGACCAACTGCACGTACCAGGTGGCGCTCAAGATGGACTGCTTCTGGCCCAACTTGCTAGTGGACGGCTTCTTCATCCGCGTACACAAGTCCTACTTCCACAATTGCTCGCTGTCGGGGCGCTTGCTCAGGGACCCCCCTAACCGCATTCTGGGCCCTTTCATCGTCATGCCCATCTTGGTGACGCTCCTCATGACCGCGTTGGTGGTGTGGAGAAGCAAGCGCAGCGAGGGCATGGTCTAG